A DNA window from Naumovozyma dairenensis CBS 421 chromosome 8, complete genome contains the following coding sequences:
- the NEM1 gene encoding Nem1-Spo7 phosphatase catalytic subunit NEM1 (similar to Saccharomyces cerevisiae NEM1 (YHR004C); ancestral locus Anc_2.530), translating into MNALSYVSDSLVLPLQLFKKKDKKDARNVIEKKVAAGAATEINLEQPYVDRIGKQVGTKKAEESLKKPTPGLEFTDNNFIVEEEGHSSLNVTDDRKTKNNVTSILWSFLLFFPKILIIKPILFLWYILTFPLSLIERGTKYRMRPFSQSKDSSPEKDETLVHNNSFLPEEPSKLDAINELTEDDLVSGDGIYLQRDNVKGSLLKASSVRQPSLSRSMKTMVSNNTSFSSKRMGKFLFPKKLIPKSITQTERRKKLVLDLDETLIHSISRGTTHTNVSQGHIVEVKFSSSGVSMLYYVHKRPYCDFFLSKVCKWYDLIIFTASMKEYADPVIDWLEASFQGTFTERYYRTDCIRRDGVGYIKDLTIIKDDSNVSVPQTSTLSEVIILDNSPISYAMNADNAIQVEGWISDPTDTALLNLLPLLEALRYTTDVRSILALKNGERAFYANR; encoded by the coding sequence atgaatgcTTTATCATACGTTTCTGATAGTTTGGTTCTACCATTACAGCTCttcaaaaagaaagataagAAAGATGCAAGAAATGTTATCGAGAAAAAGGTAGCAGCTGGCGCAGCCACTGAAATCAACCTTGAACAACCCTATGTGGATCGGATAGGGAAACAAGTTGGAACTAAGAAAGCAGAAGAATCTCTGAAAAAACCAACTCCTGGGCTAGAATTtactgataataattttatagTAGAGGAAGAGGGACATTCATCCTTAAATGTAACTGATGACAGAAAAACTAAGAATAATGTTACGAGCATACTGTGGTCGTTCCTACTATTTTTCCCAAAAATACTAATTATAAAGCCTATCTTATTCTTATGGTATATACTAACCTTCCCTTTATCTTTGATTGAGCGTGGTACTAAATACAGAATGCGACCGTTCTCTCAAAGTAAAGATTCATCTCCagaaaaagatgaaactCTGGTGCATAATAATAGCTTTCTTCCAGAGGAACCCTCTAAATTAGATGCCATTAATGAACTCACTGAGGATGATCTGGTTTCAGGAGATGGGatatatttacaaagaGATAATGTGAAAGGTTCTCTTTTAAAGGCCAGCTCTGTACGACAGCCATCTTTATCTCGCTCAATGAAAACAATGGTTAGTAACAACACATCATTTAGTAGTAAAAGAATGGGTAAGTTTTTATTTcctaaaaaattaattccAAAGTCAATTACTCAAACAGAACGTAGGAAAAAATTAGTACTTGATTTAGACGAAACTTTAATTCATTCTATCTCGAGAGGTACGACACATACTAATGTATCACAGGGCCATATTGTCGAAGTGAAATTTTCTAGTAGTGGTGTTTCAATGCTTTATTATGTCCATAAGAGACCATACTGtgattttttcctttctaaAGTTTGTAAATGGTACGATTTGATTATCTTCACTGCGTCGATGAAAGAATATGCTGATCCAGTGATAGATTGGTTAGAAGCATCCTTTCAAGGAACTTTCACTGAAAGATATTATAGAACTGATTGTATTCGAAGAGATGGGGTGGGTTATATCAAAGACCTTACTAtaattaaagatgataGCAATGTATCAGTGCCTCAAACTTCAACCCTTAGCGAAGTTATTATACTGGATAATAGTCCTATAAGTTATGCAATGAATGCGGACAATGCAATCCAGGTGGAAGGTTGGATTAGTGATCCTACAGACACCGCTTTACTAAATTTGCTCCCTTTATTAGAAGCTCTTCGGTATACTACAGATGTTAGGAGTATCTTGGCGTTAAAAAATGGAGAACGGGCATTTTATGCTAATCGCTAG